The following are encoded in a window of Gavia stellata isolate bGavSte3 chromosome 33, bGavSte3.hap2, whole genome shotgun sequence genomic DNA:
- the LOC132320021 gene encoding E3 ubiquitin-protein ligase RBBP6-like, whose amino-acid sequence MMEVQDPNTKGAMLTSTGKYAIPTINAEAYARGKKEKPPFSPEEPSSSSSDDPIPDELSCPVCKELMTDAAVIPCCGNSFCDECIRTALLDSEEHTCPACHQTDVSPDTLIANLFLRKAVNNFKNGTGYTKRLRQQIQEPQQPPPPPPPLLTVTPPSALGYQVPVPRQPALPSLLGPQGQSIPTTGRPMSASTIRSAGGRPGWELPKSPCSASSSSTSLYTYSKSRSGSSRSRSYSRSFSRSPSRSYSRSPPYARRGYFSPDRFGPPGTRRENSPYARGRRQDYPGGQSHQKCNTAVNYPGKTSGRERHGIKDPTKSKEKEVEHRLGGDKGNKDKKHRKRRKGDENGGFPNAEWLEGMRKPREPLTAEDVKMDSLFMLPSRDDATPVRGEPMEAGSMAFKAAPEKEKKEKDRPEAKTDKTKRKVEVAVPPKTDNIRKPAKASQEKVNTDGDKSPPMEPAVKKLDRRTVKGQFCISSYDPELFYHLLLRVLCEETYTHLAYVLAKILPTACWLKSQRQEMAQDGSRASGAAFWILWWRWAERQVIKSWGRGDQVEMYRVLESVLQGGESQLQSNAETRLTAKSPGGRRAAREVSSISTQEGDVQKGLSLYPAVSLQPRERSGSGVCFTVT is encoded by the exons ATGATGGAGGTGCAAGATCCCAACACAAAGGGTGCTATGCTGACAAGCACTGGAAAATACGCAATACCAACTATTAATGC GGAAGCTTAtgctagaggaaagaaggaaaagcctccctTTTCACCAgaggagccctcctcctcctcctccgatGATCCCATTCCAGATGAGTTGTCATGTCCCGTTTGTAAAGAGCTAATGACTGATGCAGCTGTTATTCCCTGCtgtggaaacagtttttgtgacGAAT GTATTAGAACAGCATTACTGGACTCTGAGGAGCATACCTGCCCAGCGTGTCATCAAACCGATGTTTCTCCTGACACTTTAATTGCCAACCTGTTCCTACGCAAG gctgtgaacaacttcaaaaatggaactggctaCACAAAGAGGCTCCGTCAGCAGATTCAGGAGCCACAGCAGCcgccaccacctccaccaccgcTCCTGACTGTTACACCTCcttctgctctg GGCTATCAGGTTCCTGTACCAAGACAACCAGCATTACCAAGCCTTCTGGGCCCCCAAGGACAATCAATACCCACCACCG GTCGCCCAATGAGTGCCAGTACAATTCGCTCAGCAGGTGGCAGACCGGGCTGGGAACT GCCCAAGTCTCCCTGTAGTGCTTCATCTTCCTCTACAAGTTTGTATACCTACTCCAAGTCAAGATCCGGTTCTTCCCGCTCTCGCTCCTACTCTCGGTCATTTAGTCGGTCCCCTTCTCGCTCCTACTCACGATCGCCGCCGTATGCAAGAAGAGGCTACTTTTCTCCAGACAGGTTTGGTCCACCTGGGACCAGACGAGAGAATTCACCATATGCTCGGGGACGGAGGCAGGATTATCCTGGTGGGCAGAGCCACCAAAAGTGTAATACAGCTGTAAATTACCCTGGAAAAACTTCTGGAAGAGAGAGGCATGGCATCAAAGATCCTACAAAATCAAAAGAGAAGGAGGTGGAACATCGACTGGGAGGtgacaaaggaaataaagacaaaaagcaccggaagagaagaaaaggggatgaGAATGGAGGATTTCCCAATGCTGAGTGGTTAGAAGGAATGAGAAAACCAAGAGAGCCACTTACAGCAGAAGACGTGAAAATGGACTCTCTGTTCATGCTCCCAAGCAGAGATGATGCCACCCCTGTGCGAGGTGAGCCTATGGAAGCAGGTTCTATGGCTTtcaaagcagcacctgaaaaggagaaaaaagagaaggatagGCCAGAAGCAAAAACTGACAAGACAAAGCGGAAAGTAGAGGTGGCTGTTCCTCCTAAGACAGACAATataagaaaaccagcaaaagccTCCCAGGAGAAGGTGAACACCGATGGTGACAAATCCCCTCCAAtggaacctgctgtgaaaaaa CTTGACAGAAGAACTGTCAAGGGCCAGTTCTGCATCTCCTCGTATGACCCTGAGCTCTTCTACCACCTGTTGTTGCGTGTGCTGTGTGAGGAGACCTACACCCACCTGGCATATGTACTGGCAAAGATCCTCCCCACG GCCTGCTGGTTAAAGAGTCAGCGTCAAGAGATGGcccaggatggcagcagggccAGCGGTGCTGCTTTCTGGATCCTGTGGTGGCGGTGGGCAGAGAGACAGGTGATCAAATCCTGGGGCCGA GGTGACCAAGTGGAGATGTACCGTGTGCTGGAGAGCGTCCTGCAGGGAGGTGAGAGCCAGCTGCAGAGTAACGCTGAGACCCGCCTGACAGCAAAGTCGCCCGGTGGCCGCAGAGCAGCCCGG GAAGTCTCTAGTATTTCTACCCAGGAGGGAGATGTCCAGAAAGGACTGTCCTTGTACCCTGCTGTCAGCCTTCAGCCTAGAGAAAGGTCTGGCAGTGGTGTATGCTTCACGGTAACCTAA